The Helianthus annuus cultivar XRQ/B chromosome 16, HanXRQr2.0-SUNRISE, whole genome shotgun sequence genome includes a window with the following:
- the LOC110918912 gene encoding uncharacterized protein LOC110918912 translates to MRDFLTHKRKTETLQLVNLSEECSGVHLNKLPQKKIDPGSFTIPCFIGGSPVRNAQADLGASINLMPASMFDRLGLGKTSPTKISIQLADGSIKHPQGVVENLLVKVGDFVFPSDFVILDMEEDTEVPLILGRPLLPTARAMVDMSDRMLTLRVGGKEMKFGVGKRVEDDPVNYMDIIDSSLGDALRRCNMGCKTSRSGNI, encoded by the coding sequence atgagagaCTTCCTCACCCACAAAAGAAAGACTGAAACATTGCAATTGGTCAACCTAAGTGAAGAATGCTCCGGCGTACACCTCAAtaaactcccacaaaagaaaaTCGACCCCGGAAGCTTCACCATCCCTTGTTTCATTGGGGGATCACCCGTACGAAATGCAcaagccgaccttggggctagcatcaatctcatgcccgcatcaatgtttgaCCGACTCGGACTAGGTAAGACGAGCCCCACAAagataagcatacaactcgctgatggGTCTATCAAACACCCACAAGGTGTCGTCGAGAATCTACTGGTAAAAGTCGGAGACTTTGTCTTCCCatccgactttgtcatactcgacatggaggaagacaccgaagTTCCACTCATTCTAGGAAGACCATTGCTTCCCACTGCCCGTGCCATGGTGGATATGAGTGACAGGATGTTAACGTTGAGGGTTGGAGGCAAGGAGATGAAATTCGGGGTTGGGAAAAGAGTAGAGgatgacccggtcaactacatggaTATCATAGACTCTAGCTTGGGTGACGCTCttcgacggtgcaacatgggatgtaaGACATCCCGCTCGGGTAACATATGA